The genomic region CAGTAGGGGTGCGGAAGGCCTTGCCTTCAAGCTTTTCCACCTGCTTTTCATAGAGCACATGATCTTCCCAAAGGGATTTCAGCTCCGGATCAGTGGCCGCATACTTGGTTAGGATTTCTAGTTCATGCTGATCCATAAGAAATCTCCATTGTTAGATGTTCGGACGCGGAATCCCGCGAGTGAAACCGGTGTTATTGCATGGTAAGGGCATACTGCGCCAATGAGGCAACCACGATACGGTTGAAAAGCTCAATGCACAGCAGCACCACCACAGGCGAAAAATCCATGCCGCTGGTGTAGGTAAAGGGCAACCACTTGCGCACGCGATAGAACA from Desulfovibrio sp. harbors:
- a CDS encoding DUF465 domain-containing protein encodes the protein MDQHELEILTKYAATDPELKSLWEDHVLYEKQVEKLEGKAFRTPTEEQTLKQLKKQKLEGKTQLMAILDRLKKQD